One Leopardus geoffroyi isolate Oge1 chromosome B1, O.geoffroyi_Oge1_pat1.0, whole genome shotgun sequence DNA window includes the following coding sequences:
- the LOC123595858 gene encoding growth-regulated alpha protein-like, whose product MARTAPRAPRLLGAALLLLLLVPAARRAAGAPVVTELRCQCLQTLQGIHLKNIQSVKVTPSGPHCAHTEVIATLKNGHEACLNPEAPMVKRIIEKMLSKGSNN is encoded by the exons ATGGCCCGCACCGCGCCCCGCGCTCCCCGGCTCCTCGGCGCCGCTCTGCTGCTCCTGCTCCTGGTCCCCGCCGCCCGGCGCGCCGCAG GGGCGCCCGTCGTCACCGAGCTGCGCTGCCAGTGCCTGCAGACCTTGCAGGGCATTCACCTCAAGAACATCCAGAGCGTCAAGGTGACGCCGTCGGGCCCCCACTGCGCCCACACCGAAGTCAT AGCCACTCTCAAGAACGGACACGAAGCCTGTCTCAACCCCGAAGCCCCCATGGTCAAGAGAATCATCGAAAAGATGCTAAGCAA GGGCAGCAACAACTGA